In Edaphobacter bradus, the following are encoded in one genomic region:
- a CDS encoding putative signal transducing protein yields MTDTNLTKTGMAPDFDPENFVSIGKYTEPVEAQMAKGVLESAGFECFLQGENANNLLGAAFRARLMVHKKDEEAARQVLETPDEDTAGPEAEAEGDGLGTRDDDEH; encoded by the coding sequence ATGACAGATACGAATCTGACAAAGACAGGCATGGCTCCGGATTTCGATCCGGAGAACTTTGTGTCGATCGGCAAGTACACGGAGCCGGTGGAGGCACAGATGGCTAAGGGCGTGCTGGAGTCGGCCGGGTTTGAGTGCTTTCTGCAGGGCGAGAATGCGAACAATCTGCTTGGGGCGGCGTTTCGCGCGCGGCTGATGGTTCATAAGAAGGACGAAGAGGCCGCGCGGCAGGTTCTAGAGACGCCGGACGAGGACACGGCCGGCCCGGAGGCCGAGGCAGAGGGAGACGGGCTCGGTACGAGAGATGACGATGAACACTAA
- the queC gene encoding 7-cyano-7-deazaguanine synthase QueC yields the protein MTMNTNPPRPRAVLCLSGGMDSCVCAALAARDYDVYALHFSYGQRTEARELRSATEIARLTGAREFFPLKMDLFRRIGGSALTDPEIEVPAAPAEEAAIGSEIPVTYVPFRNAHFLSAAVSWAEVLGAKTIFIGAVEQDSSGYPDCRPAYYDAFNELIRRGTKAGDIRVVTPLIHMRKSEIVRLGVELGAPFHVSWSCYSGEDEACGACESCVLRLRAFREAGAQDPIPYAAVSHRSG from the coding sequence ATGACGATGAACACTAATCCGCCGCGGCCGCGTGCCGTGTTGTGCCTTTCGGGTGGGATGGACTCCTGCGTGTGCGCGGCGCTGGCAGCGCGCGACTATGACGTGTATGCCTTGCACTTCAGCTATGGCCAGCGTACGGAGGCGCGTGAGCTGAGATCGGCGACCGAGATCGCCCGGCTGACCGGTGCGCGCGAGTTTTTTCCGCTGAAGATGGACCTGTTTCGACGCATCGGAGGGTCGGCGCTGACCGATCCGGAGATCGAGGTTCCGGCGGCACCGGCGGAGGAGGCAGCGATTGGCAGCGAGATTCCGGTGACGTATGTGCCGTTCCGAAATGCCCACTTTCTGTCGGCAGCGGTGAGCTGGGCCGAGGTTCTTGGGGCAAAGACGATCTTTATCGGAGCGGTGGAGCAGGACAGTTCGGGGTATCCGGACTGCCGGCCGGCGTACTACGACGCCTTCAACGAGCTGATCCGTCGGGGGACGAAGGCGGGCGATATTCGCGTGGTGACGCCGCTGATCCATATGCGCAAGAGCGAGATCGTGCGGTTAGGAGTTGAACTGGGCGCGCCGTTCCATGTAAGTTGGTCATGCTATTCCGGCGAGGATGAGGCTTGCGGAGCGTGTGAGAGCTGTGTGTTGCGGCTGAGGGCATTTCGCGAGGCCGGCGCTCAAGACCCTATCCCCTATGCCGCTGTCTCGCACAGGAGCGGCTAA
- a CDS encoding tetratricopeptide repeat protein, with amino-acid sequence MKRIGWKWSSVGALLVTVALVAYPAALRAQQTASVHGHVTNPVGMAVTKGEVRLTQDRSAEEKNRKYPYTFALDANGDYKGTGITPGNYLIIVFLEGHSVDFYDNVNLAANDDKVQNFDMSRKEYIDKMTPEERKQFEEYKKKNADVAAANAKISNLNTMLTQARADTKAGNYDAAITSMQQATTAKPDEAILWVALGDAQLGSADAAAKAAKAAGKPVASDPEITQKYNDAIASYKKATDANAASKKPLPETAAVSYNQLGQAYAKLGNGKDASDAYEQAAKAQPANAGMYYFNEAATLYNAGKVDEAGAAADKAIAADPKRADAYYIKAQSLIPKATVDPKTQKIVAPPGCVEAYQEYLELAPDGPRAEEVKGILNGIGAEVKSSYKAGKKK; translated from the coding sequence ATGAAACGTATCGGATGGAAGTGGAGCAGCGTAGGGGCATTGCTGGTAACAGTTGCTCTGGTTGCATACCCGGCGGCACTGCGGGCGCAGCAGACGGCGAGCGTGCATGGTCACGTCACCAACCCCGTTGGGATGGCGGTGACCAAAGGCGAGGTCAGGCTGACCCAGGACCGGAGCGCGGAAGAGAAGAACCGTAAGTATCCCTACACCTTTGCGCTGGACGCGAACGGCGACTACAAGGGCACGGGAATCACACCGGGCAACTACCTGATCATCGTGTTCCTGGAGGGCCATAGCGTCGACTTTTACGACAACGTGAACCTTGCGGCCAACGATGACAAGGTGCAGAACTTCGACATGTCGCGAAAGGAGTACATCGACAAGATGACTCCCGAAGAGCGAAAGCAGTTTGAGGAGTACAAGAAGAAGAATGCGGACGTGGCGGCCGCGAACGCGAAGATCTCCAACCTGAACACCATGCTGACGCAGGCGCGTGCCGATACCAAGGCGGGCAACTACGACGCGGCCATCACGTCGATGCAGCAGGCGACGACGGCGAAGCCGGATGAGGCGATTCTGTGGGTCGCGCTGGGCGATGCGCAGCTCGGCTCTGCCGATGCGGCGGCCAAGGCGGCGAAGGCAGCAGGCAAGCCGGTAGCGAGCGATCCTGAGATTACGCAGAAGTACAACGACGCGATCGCTTCGTACAAGAAGGCTACGGATGCCAATGCGGCTTCGAAGAAGCCCCTCCCGGAGACAGCTGCGGTGTCCTATAACCAGCTCGGGCAGGCCTATGCGAAGCTGGGCAACGGCAAAGACGCCTCTGACGCCTATGAACAGGCTGCGAAGGCCCAGCCGGCGAACGCAGGAATGTATTACTTCAACGAAGCCGCCACGCTGTACAACGCAGGCAAGGTGGATGAAGCGGGAGCAGCGGCCGACAAGGCGATCGCCGCCGATCCGAAGCGCGCTGACGCTTACTACATCAAGGCGCAGTCTCTGATCCCGAAGGCGACGGTGGACCCGAAGACGCAGAAGATCGTGGCTCCTCCGGGATGCGTCGAGGCCTATCAGGAATATCTGGAGCTTGCTCCCGATGGACCGCGCGCCGAAGAGGTCAAGGGCATCCTGAACGGCATTGGAGCCGAGGTGAAGTCGAGCTACAAGGCCGGAAAGAAGAAGTAG
- a CDS encoding molybdopterin molybdotransferase MoeA, producing MNQVLEFDEALAVVLREATALRHSDAVERHPLLECLGRVLAEPVVADRDQPGFDRSTRDGFAVRAADASAGRAMRVQGLVRAGEQWEGLLEAGAAIEIMTGAPLPKGADAVLMVEHVERGDGSIRLAEGRGICAGENIVPKGSEAQAGDVLLPVGTELGAAEIALAAACGWAEPKVFARPKVAIVATGDELVEIGQAPAAHQIRNSNSYGIAALVTQAGGWPGRLQVARDRREELWERVAQGRMWDLLVFSGGVSMGKYDLVDEVLAESGAEFFFTGVKMQPGKPVVFGRLPERDGVRECYFFGLPGNPVSTQVTFQCFVGPMVRALAGAAVEGPRFVQATLGEDVAGKAGLTRLLPARLTGHRVRPEVKLVGWQGSGDLAANARANCYAVLPAEGRNLGKGEMISVLLQ from the coding sequence GTGAATCAGGTTTTGGAGTTCGATGAAGCGCTGGCAGTTGTGCTGCGGGAGGCCACTGCGCTACGTCACAGCGATGCGGTCGAGAGGCATCCGCTGCTGGAATGCCTGGGCCGGGTGCTGGCGGAGCCTGTGGTCGCGGACCGGGACCAGCCTGGATTCGATCGCTCGACGAGGGATGGCTTTGCAGTGCGCGCCGCCGATGCCAGCGCGGGCAGGGCGATGCGGGTTCAGGGACTGGTCCGCGCGGGGGAGCAGTGGGAGGGGCTGCTCGAGGCTGGGGCGGCGATTGAGATTATGACCGGGGCTCCGTTGCCGAAGGGCGCCGATGCCGTGCTGATGGTGGAGCATGTCGAGCGTGGAGACGGCTCGATTCGGCTGGCTGAGGGCCGCGGGATTTGCGCTGGAGAGAATATTGTTCCTAAAGGCAGTGAAGCGCAGGCAGGAGATGTTCTGCTGCCTGTAGGGACGGAGCTAGGCGCTGCGGAGATTGCCCTGGCGGCGGCTTGCGGGTGGGCCGAGCCGAAGGTGTTTGCGAGGCCGAAGGTCGCGATTGTGGCGACGGGAGACGAGCTGGTGGAGATCGGTCAGGCGCCCGCTGCGCACCAGATCCGGAACTCGAACAGCTATGGGATCGCGGCGCTGGTGACGCAGGCGGGTGGATGGCCCGGAAGACTTCAGGTTGCGCGGGACCGGCGTGAGGAGCTGTGGGAGCGAGTGGCGCAGGGCAGGATGTGGGACCTGCTGGTCTTCTCCGGCGGCGTGTCGATGGGAAAGTACGACCTGGTGGACGAGGTTCTGGCGGAGTCTGGCGCGGAGTTTTTCTTTACCGGGGTGAAGATGCAGCCGGGCAAGCCCGTGGTCTTCGGACGGCTGCCGGAACGGGACGGTGTGAGGGAGTGCTATTTCTTTGGGCTGCCGGGGAATCCGGTCTCGACGCAGGTGACGTTTCAATGCTTTGTGGGGCCGATGGTGCGGGCTCTGGCTGGAGCGGCGGTGGAAGGGCCGCGGTTTGTGCAGGCGACTTTGGGCGAGGATGTCGCGGGGAAGGCTGGACTGACGCGGCTTCTGCCTGCGCGGCTGACGGGGCACCGAGTGCGTCCGGAGGTAAAGCTGGTGGGGTGGCAGGGGTCGGGTGACCTGGCGGCGAATGCCCGGGCGAACTGCTATGCAGTGCTTCCGGCAGAGGGCAGGAATCTCGGAAAAGGTGAAATGATCTCGGTTCTGCTGCAGTAG
- the moaC gene encoding cyclic pyranopterin monophosphate synthase MoaC produces the protein MTKLSHFDAEGQARMVDVSAKVETRREAVASAFVELSEAVLKALPENPKGNPLEVARFAGIQAAKQTSALIPMCHPLPLSFVDVQARVVEGGVAIEATAATVAGTGVEMEAMTAASVAALTVYDMTKALDKGIRIREVVLLRKSGGKSGEYRR, from the coding sequence ATGACGAAGCTTTCGCACTTTGATGCGGAGGGGCAGGCGCGGATGGTAGACGTGAGCGCCAAGGTGGAAACGCGGCGAGAGGCAGTTGCCTCGGCGTTTGTGGAGCTTTCGGAGGCGGTGCTGAAGGCTTTGCCGGAGAATCCAAAGGGGAATCCGCTGGAGGTGGCGCGATTCGCTGGGATTCAGGCTGCGAAGCAGACGTCGGCGCTGATCCCGATGTGCCATCCGCTGCCATTGAGTTTTGTCGATGTGCAGGCGCGGGTCGTGGAGGGTGGTGTTGCGATTGAGGCGACCGCTGCGACCGTTGCCGGGACGGGAGTCGAGATGGAGGCAATGACGGCTGCCTCAGTAGCTGCGCTGACGGTGTACGACATGACGAAGGCGCTGGATAAAGGGATTCGCATCCGCGAAGTGGTCCTGCTGCGGAAGAGTGGCGGGAAGAGCGGCGAGTATCGGCGGTAG
- the egtD gene encoding L-histidine N(alpha)-methyltransferase — MPLISAVSEAPAAASEVLVGHSAAEAVASEARADLTATPKTLRPWLFYDEAGSHLFEQITELPEYYLTRTERAIFTARADEIIAEASRPSGNDPAPILTLIELGAGTATKTGILLRAAVRRQGSVVYQPVDVSITALAAATENIRANIPGVSVRCQVADYTSQPLPLNRLPNTRTLALYIGSSIGNFSPEDANGLLRNLRAQLLPGDKLLLGTDLGPGPQKTVAKLLAAYNDAAGVTAAFNRNILVRLNRELGADFNLDAFTHRAIWNAAESRIEMHLVSLAAQRVHIPANSAGAALTLNFATGETIHTENSCKFTHAAVEELLASTGFRLTHTWHDVGNLFAVNLATAI, encoded by the coding sequence GTGCCACTTATCTCCGCGGTCTCTGAAGCACCCGCAGCAGCGTCCGAGGTACTCGTCGGTCACAGCGCGGCCGAAGCCGTAGCCTCCGAGGCGCGTGCCGATCTCACGGCCACGCCCAAAACTCTCCGCCCCTGGCTCTTCTACGACGAGGCCGGCTCTCATCTCTTCGAGCAGATCACCGAGCTCCCCGAGTACTACCTCACCCGCACCGAGCGCGCCATCTTTACTGCCCGCGCCGACGAGATCATCGCCGAGGCCTCGCGTCCCAGCGGCAACGATCCCGCGCCCATCCTCACCCTCATCGAGCTCGGCGCCGGAACCGCCACGAAGACTGGAATCCTCCTCCGCGCTGCCGTTCGCCGGCAGGGAAGCGTCGTCTACCAGCCTGTCGACGTCTCCATTACCGCGCTCGCTGCGGCCACGGAGAACATCCGCGCCAACATCCCCGGAGTCTCCGTCCGCTGTCAGGTCGCCGACTACACCTCGCAGCCGCTTCCTCTCAACCGTCTTCCCAACACCCGCACGCTCGCCCTTTACATCGGTTCCAGCATCGGCAACTTCTCGCCCGAGGACGCCAATGGCCTGCTGCGTAACCTGCGCGCCCAGCTTCTCCCCGGCGACAAGCTCCTCCTCGGCACCGACCTCGGCCCCGGCCCGCAGAAGACCGTCGCCAAGCTGCTGGCTGCCTACAACGACGCCGCTGGAGTCACCGCCGCCTTCAATCGCAACATCCTCGTCCGTCTCAATCGCGAGCTTGGCGCAGACTTCAACCTCGACGCCTTCACTCACCGCGCCATCTGGAACGCCGCCGAGTCCCGCATCGAGATGCACCTCGTCTCTCTCGCCGCCCAGCGCGTCCACATCCCCGCCAACTCAGCGGGCGCGGCCCTCACGCTCAACTTTGCCACCGGCGAGACCATTCACACGGAGAACAGCTGCAAATTCACCCATGCAGCAGTGGAGGAGCTTCTCGCTTCCACCGGCTTCCGCCTCACCCACACCTGGCACGACGTCGGCAACCTCTTCGCCGTCAACCTCGCCACGGCCATCTGA
- a CDS encoding MBL fold metallo-hydrolase, which yields MLAEIGGSVAGIVTFARSETAKSEVTVQKIRGNINVLMGSGGNIAVLTGKDGKVMVDAGMTENREKLEAALSSVGPGPVAHLINTHWHFDHTEGNEWLHAAGATIIAHTNTKKHLSTTTRVEDWDFTFPPAAAGAIPAMTFDTEHTAHLNGMTLAMKYYGPAHTDCDISVHFTEADVLHAGDTWWNGVYPFIDYSTGGSLDETIRALEENISQVSATTVVIPGHGPVGGRAEMMETREVLTAVRAKVAGMKKKGMSLEEVVAAKPTAAYDAKLGGYLINPAKFVLLVYKGV from the coding sequence ATGCTAGCTGAGATCGGCGGCTCTGTGGCAGGGATCGTCACCTTCGCTCGGAGCGAGACGGCCAAGTCGGAAGTTACGGTCCAGAAAATCCGCGGAAATATCAACGTTCTGATGGGCTCGGGCGGCAATATTGCGGTGCTTACCGGGAAAGACGGCAAGGTAATGGTGGACGCGGGGATGACGGAGAACCGCGAGAAGCTGGAGGCGGCACTATCCAGCGTCGGACCCGGGCCGGTGGCTCATCTGATCAACACGCACTGGCACTTTGACCATACTGAGGGGAATGAGTGGCTGCACGCAGCCGGAGCCACCATCATCGCGCATACCAACACGAAGAAGCACCTCTCAACGACGACGCGAGTGGAGGACTGGGACTTCACCTTTCCTCCTGCGGCGGCAGGGGCGATTCCGGCGATGACCTTCGACACTGAGCACACGGCCCACCTGAACGGGATGACGCTGGCGATGAAGTACTACGGGCCAGCCCATACCGACTGCGACATCTCGGTGCACTTTACCGAGGCCGACGTGCTGCATGCGGGTGATACGTGGTGGAACGGGGTTTATCCGTTTATTGACTATTCGACGGGCGGGAGCCTCGACGAGACCATACGGGCGCTTGAGGAGAACATTTCGCAGGTGAGTGCGACGACGGTAGTGATTCCCGGACACGGCCCCGTGGGCGGAAGGGCCGAGATGATGGAGACGAGAGAGGTACTCACCGCGGTGCGGGCAAAGGTGGCCGGGATGAAGAAGAAGGGGATGAGCCTGGAGGAGGTCGTGGCTGCAAAGCCGACAGCAGCTTACGACGCGAAGTTGGGAGGATACCTGATCAACCCGGCGAAGTTCGTGTTGCTGGTCTACAAAGGCGTTTGA
- the egtB gene encoding ergothioneine biosynthesis protein EgtB, protein MALPTPSTTTAAALYTRYRAVRQATMQLVSPLSPEDLMVQSCPEASPVKWHLAHTSWFFETFVLSEFLAGYRPFHPDFRWLFNSYYNSLGEMPEKKLRSSFSRPPLEAIFAYRAHVDGAIESLLQHPAGDEAARRIVLGLEHEQQHQELIATDIKHAFFTNPLHPAYRGPAFAKPEALIAPPLEWVDFSAGLVEIGVTPSPNSIDAFAFDNETPRHRVYLEPFRLATRLVTCAEYLAFIDQNGYNRPELWLAEGWSIIRSESWQAPLYWRRDEATNSGWSIFTLHGFQSLDDLSETPVCHLSFFEADAYARWAGFRLASEFEWEHAATTAPPTKANMLETGALHPTPAHALSGLQQIYGDVWEWTASAYTGYPGYKPLPGALGEYNGKFMSSQMVLRGGSCVTPATHIRATYRNFFSPATRWQFSGLRLAQDAPR, encoded by the coding sequence ATGGCCCTTCCAACTCCCTCGACGACCACTGCAGCCGCGCTTTATACCCGCTACCGCGCTGTTCGCCAGGCCACCATGCAGCTTGTGAGCCCCCTCTCGCCGGAAGACCTCATGGTGCAATCATGTCCTGAGGCCAGCCCCGTCAAATGGCACCTCGCGCATACGAGCTGGTTCTTTGAGACCTTCGTCCTCTCTGAGTTCCTCGCCGGATACAGGCCGTTTCACCCCGACTTCCGCTGGCTCTTCAACAGCTACTACAACTCCCTCGGCGAGATGCCCGAAAAGAAGCTCCGTTCTTCGTTCTCCCGCCCTCCGCTCGAGGCCATCTTCGCCTATCGCGCCCACGTCGACGGCGCCATTGAGAGCCTCCTTCAGCATCCTGCCGGAGACGAGGCTGCCCGCCGCATCGTCCTCGGCCTCGAGCACGAGCAGCAGCACCAGGAGCTCATCGCCACCGACATCAAGCACGCCTTCTTCACCAATCCGCTCCATCCGGCCTACCGCGGGCCCGCCTTCGCAAAGCCTGAAGCCCTCATCGCTCCGCCGCTCGAGTGGGTCGACTTCTCCGCTGGCCTCGTAGAGATCGGCGTCACACCCAGCCCCAATTCAATCGACGCCTTCGCCTTCGACAACGAAACCCCGCGCCATCGCGTCTACCTCGAGCCCTTCCGTCTCGCCACGCGCCTCGTCACCTGCGCCGAGTACCTCGCCTTCATCGACCAGAACGGTTACAACCGCCCCGAACTCTGGCTCGCCGAGGGCTGGAGCATCATCCGCTCTGAAAGTTGGCAGGCCCCGCTCTACTGGCGCCGCGACGAGGCCACGAACTCCGGATGGAGCATCTTCACCCTCCACGGCTTCCAGTCCCTCGACGACCTCAGCGAGACGCCCGTCTGCCACCTCAGCTTCTTCGAAGCCGACGCCTACGCGCGCTGGGCCGGCTTCCGCCTCGCCAGCGAGTTTGAGTGGGAGCACGCCGCCACCACCGCTCCGCCCACGAAGGCCAACATGCTTGAAACCGGTGCCCTCCACCCCACACCCGCGCACGCACTCTCCGGCCTGCAGCAGATCTACGGCGACGTGTGGGAATGGACTGCCAGCGCCTACACCGGCTATCCGGGCTACAAACCCCTCCCCGGAGCTCTCGGCGAGTACAACGGCAAGTTCATGTCCTCGCAGATGGTCCTCCGGGGAGGCTCCTGCGTCACCCCGGCCACCCACATCCGCGCCACCTACCGCAACTTCTTCTCGCCCGCCACGCGCTGGCAGTTCTCAGGCCTCCGCCTCGCACAGGACGCGCCGAGGTGA
- a CDS encoding VIT1/CCC1 transporter family protein, giving the protein MTEAVHTHHEHRTHGSHTPHIEGHFESSEIVRDIVIGLSDGLTVPFALAAGLSGAVASSRIVVLAGLAEIAAGSIAMGLGGYLAARGDAEHYVSEKQREEREIIDRTHDEEQEIYEIFEQYSVPRANAAPVLEALKQNPTAWVDFMMRFELGLEEPASNRAHRSALTIAASYIAGGLIPLLPYMLVQSNFMALKLSVIITLLALAIFGALKGRLVGTGGLRSALQTVLIGGAAATVAYLLASLLNNHSHSL; this is encoded by the coding sequence ATGACCGAAGCCGTCCACACGCACCACGAACACCGCACACACGGCAGTCACACCCCGCACATAGAAGGCCACTTCGAGTCCAGTGAGATCGTTCGCGACATCGTCATCGGCCTCTCCGACGGCCTCACCGTCCCCTTTGCCCTCGCCGCAGGCCTCTCTGGAGCCGTCGCCTCCTCCCGCATCGTCGTCCTCGCCGGACTCGCCGAGATCGCAGCGGGCTCCATCGCCATGGGGCTCGGAGGCTACCTCGCCGCACGCGGCGACGCCGAGCACTACGTCTCTGAAAAACAGCGCGAAGAGCGCGAGATCATCGACCGCACGCACGACGAAGAGCAAGAGATCTACGAGATATTCGAGCAGTACTCCGTCCCGCGTGCCAACGCTGCGCCTGTCCTTGAGGCTCTCAAGCAGAATCCCACCGCCTGGGTCGACTTCATGATGCGCTTCGAGCTCGGCCTCGAAGAGCCCGCGAGCAACCGCGCCCATCGCTCCGCCCTCACCATCGCCGCCTCCTACATCGCCGGAGGCCTCATTCCGTTGCTCCCCTACATGCTCGTCCAGAGCAACTTCATGGCCCTCAAACTCTCCGTCATCATCACCCTGCTCGCGCTCGCCATCTTCGGCGCGCTCAAGGGGCGCCTTGTCGGCACCGGAGGGCTGCGCAGCGCCCTTCAGACCGTCCTCATCGGCGGAGCTGCCGCGACCGTCGCTTATCTGCTCGCCAGTCTCCTCAACAACCACTCACACTCTCTGTAA